Proteins from a genomic interval of Lelliottia amnigena:
- the speC_1 gene encoding ornithine decarboxylase, with protein MKLLKIAVSRACPDCFTTTRETVDISASDYIDIAAVVLAVSDIFNGTIEEIEGTGFGIPVFIATHKEEIVPAEYLSRIQGVFECNDTSNDFYGRQLEAAAQKYETQLRPPFFRALVDYVNQGNSAFDCPGHQGGQFFRRHPAGNQFVDFFGETLFRSDLCNADVAMGDLLIHEGAPCTAQKHAAKVFNADKTYFVLNGTSSSNKVVLNALLTPGDLVLFDRNNHKSNHHGALIQAGATPVYLETARNPYGFIGGIDAHCFEESYLREQVSEVAPGRARDARPFRLAVIQLGTYDGTIYNARQVVDKIGHLCDYILFDSAWVGYEQFIPMMADCSPLLLDLNENDPGILVTQSVHKQQAGFSQTSQIHKKDGHIKGQQRYVPHKRLNNAFMMHASTSPFYPLFAALDINARMHEGQSGRNMWMDCVVNGIEARKLILQNCRFIRPFVPETVDGKAWESCPTADISSDLRFFHFVPGERWHAFEGYAEHQYFIDPCKLLLTTPGINARTGEYDDFGVPATILANFLRENGIVPEKCDLNSILFLLTPAEDMGKLQQLIAQLVRFEKLLETDAPLKEVLPSLYKQHPERYAGYSLRQICQEMHDLYARHNVKQLQKEMFRKAHFPRVMMNPQEANYAYLRGEVELVSLRDAEGRIAAEGALPYPPGVLCVVPGEVWGDAVLRYFTALEEGINLLPGFAPELQGVYIEECDGRKQVRCYVIKQPIAQPTLLKGEKL; from the coding sequence ATGAAACTGCTAAAAATCGCTGTCAGTCGTGCCTGCCCAGATTGTTTTACCACCACACGTGAAACGGTCGATATCAGCGCCTCAGATTATATTGATATCGCCGCCGTGGTTCTGGCCGTCAGTGATATCTTTAACGGCACAATAGAAGAAATTGAAGGCACCGGTTTTGGTATTCCGGTATTTATTGCCACTCACAAAGAAGAGATTGTTCCGGCAGAATATTTATCGCGCATTCAGGGTGTTTTTGAATGCAATGACACCAGCAACGACTTTTACGGACGCCAGCTGGAAGCCGCCGCGCAGAAGTACGAAACCCAACTGCGCCCGCCGTTTTTCCGCGCGCTGGTGGACTATGTCAACCAGGGCAACAGCGCATTCGACTGTCCGGGGCATCAGGGCGGCCAGTTTTTCCGCCGCCATCCCGCCGGTAATCAGTTTGTGGATTTCTTCGGCGAGACGCTGTTCCGTTCCGATCTGTGCAACGCCGATGTGGCCATGGGCGATCTGTTGATCCACGAGGGCGCGCCCTGCACGGCACAGAAACACGCCGCAAAAGTGTTTAACGCGGATAAAACCTATTTCGTGCTGAACGGAACGTCGTCGTCCAATAAAGTCGTGCTTAATGCCCTGCTGACACCGGGTGATTTGGTCCTTTTCGACCGCAATAATCATAAATCTAATCACCACGGCGCACTCATTCAGGCAGGCGCTACGCCGGTTTATCTGGAAACTGCACGCAACCCGTACGGGTTTATCGGCGGTATCGACGCGCACTGTTTCGAAGAGAGTTATCTGCGTGAGCAGGTTTCTGAAGTGGCGCCTGGACGCGCCCGCGATGCGCGCCCTTTCCGTCTGGCGGTGATTCAATTGGGAACCTACGACGGCACCATTTATAACGCCCGTCAGGTGGTCGATAAGATTGGTCATCTCTGCGACTACATTCTGTTTGATTCCGCCTGGGTCGGCTACGAACAATTTATCCCGATGATGGCGGATTGTTCCCCGCTGCTGCTGGATCTGAACGAAAACGATCCGGGTATTTTGGTCACGCAATCGGTGCATAAACAGCAGGCTGGATTCTCGCAAACCTCGCAGATCCACAAGAAAGACGGCCACATTAAAGGTCAGCAGCGTTACGTTCCGCACAAACGGCTGAACAACGCTTTTATGATGCACGCCTCCACCAGCCCGTTCTATCCGCTGTTTGCGGCCCTGGATATCAACGCCCGCATGCACGAGGGGCAGAGCGGACGCAACATGTGGATGGACTGCGTGGTCAATGGCATTGAGGCGCGCAAGTTGATTCTGCAAAACTGCCGGTTTATCCGCCCGTTTGTTCCGGAAACGGTGGATGGCAAAGCGTGGGAAAGCTGTCCAACTGCCGATATTTCATCAGATTTACGCTTCTTCCACTTTGTACCCGGCGAACGGTGGCACGCCTTTGAGGGGTATGCCGAGCACCAATATTTTATCGATCCGTGCAAATTACTGCTCACGACGCCGGGCATTAACGCGCGTACCGGTGAGTACGATGATTTCGGCGTGCCGGCCACCATCCTCGCTAATTTCCTGCGCGAGAATGGTATCGTCCCGGAGAAATGCGATCTCAACTCGATTCTGTTCCTGCTCACGCCGGCCGAGGATATGGGCAAGCTGCAGCAGCTTATTGCGCAACTGGTGCGTTTCGAAAAACTTCTGGAAACCGACGCGCCGCTGAAGGAGGTGCTCCCGTCACTGTATAAACAGCATCCTGAACGCTACGCCGGTTATTCGCTGCGCCAGATTTGCCAGGAGATGCACGATCTCTACGCCCGTCACAACGTGAAACAGCTGCAAAAAGAGATGTTCCGTAAAGCGCATTTCCCACGGGTGATGATGAACCCGCAGGAGGCCAATTACGCCTATCTGCGCGGTGAAGTGGAACTGGTATCTCTGCGCGACGCCGAAGGCCGAATTGCCGCCGAAGGTGCTCTCCCTTACCCACCGGGCGTGCTGTGCGTGGTCCCAGGGGAAGTTTGGGGAGATGCGGTTCTGCGCTATTTCACTGCGCTTGAAGAGGGTATCAACCTGCTGCCGGGCTTCGCACCGGAACTGCAGGGTGTGTATATCGAAGAGTGTGACGGACGCAAACAGGTGCGTTGCTACGTGATTAAACAACCCATTGCTCAACCCACGCTGCTGAAAGGGGAAAAACTATGA
- a CDS encoding Protein of uncharacterised function (DUF2618) produces the protein MENNNRLMPHIRRTTHIMMFAHRNSFDFHFFNAR, from the coding sequence ATGGAAAACAATAATCGTTTAATGCCTCATATCAGGCGGACAACGCATATTATGATGTTCGCCCACCGCAACAGCTTTGATTTTCATTTCTTCAACGCCCGGTAG
- the potE gene encoding Putrescine/proton symporter, putrescine/ornithine antiporter PotE: MSKSNKMGVVQLTILTMVNMMGSGIIMLPTKLAEVGTISIISWLVTAVGSMALAWAFAKCGMFSRKSGGMGGYAEYAFGKSGNFMANYTYGVSLLIANVAIAISAVGYGTELFGAALTPVQIGLATIGVLWICTIANFGGARITGQISSVTVWGVIIPVVGLCIIGWFWFSPTLYANSWNPHHVPFFTAVGSSIAMTLWAFLGLESACANAEVVENPERNVPIAVLGGTLGAAVIYIVSTNVIAGIVPNMDLANSTAPFGLAFAQMFTPEVGKVIMGLMVMSCCGSLLGWQFTIAQVFKSSADSGYFPKIFSRVSKSEAPIQGMLAIVIFQSGLSLMTISPSLSTQFNVLVNLAVVTNIIPYILSMAALVIIQKMANVEPGKAKVANFVALVGAIYSFYALYSSGQEAMLYGAMVTFMGWTLYGLVSPRFELKNKHS, encoded by the coding sequence ATGAGTAAATCCAATAAGATGGGCGTTGTGCAGCTCACTATTCTGACAATGGTGAATATGATGGGCTCAGGCATCATCATGCTGCCCACCAAACTCGCGGAAGTGGGGACGATCTCGATTATCTCCTGGCTGGTCACAGCCGTCGGGTCGATGGCGCTGGCGTGGGCATTTGCTAAATGCGGAATGTTTAGCCGTAAGTCCGGCGGGATGGGCGGTTACGCCGAATACGCCTTCGGTAAGTCGGGCAACTTTATGGCGAACTACACCTACGGCGTGTCGCTGCTGATCGCCAATGTGGCGATCGCGATCTCGGCGGTTGGCTACGGGACGGAGCTGTTTGGCGCAGCACTCACCCCAGTGCAGATCGGCCTCGCGACCATTGGCGTGCTGTGGATTTGTACTATCGCCAACTTTGGCGGCGCGCGCATTACCGGGCAAATCAGCAGCGTGACGGTCTGGGGAGTGATCATCCCGGTCGTCGGACTGTGCATTATCGGCTGGTTCTGGTTTAGCCCGACGCTGTACGCCAACTCCTGGAACCCGCATCACGTACCGTTCTTTACCGCGGTTGGGTCGTCGATTGCGATGACGCTGTGGGCATTTCTTGGACTGGAGTCAGCGTGTGCCAACGCCGAAGTAGTGGAAAACCCAGAGCGCAACGTGCCGATAGCGGTGCTGGGCGGCACGCTGGGTGCTGCAGTGATTTACATCGTTTCGACCAACGTGATCGCCGGGATTGTGCCGAATATGGATCTGGCAAACTCTACCGCGCCGTTTGGTCTGGCTTTTGCGCAGATGTTTACGCCGGAAGTCGGGAAAGTGATCATGGGGCTGATGGTGATGTCCTGCTGCGGTTCACTGCTCGGCTGGCAGTTCACGATTGCGCAGGTGTTTAAATCTTCTGCGGATTCCGGCTATTTCCCAAAAATCTTCTCGCGTGTGAGCAAGTCAGAAGCGCCGATTCAGGGGATGCTGGCGATTGTCATTTTCCAGAGCGGTTTGTCGCTGATGACCATTAGTCCGTCCCTGAGCACTCAATTCAACGTTCTGGTTAATCTGGCCGTCGTGACGAATATCATTCCGTATATCTTGTCGATGGCAGCGCTGGTGATCATTCAGAAAATGGCAAATGTTGAACCAGGCAAAGCGAAAGTGGCCAATTTTGTGGCGCTGGTCGGGGCGATTTACAGCTTCTATGCGCTCTACTCTTCCGGCCAGGAAGCGATGCTGTATGGCGCGATGGTGACGTTTATGGGCTGGACGCTGTACGGTCTGGTGTCACCGCGTTTTGAACTGAAAAATAAGCACAGCTGA
- the kdpE gene encoding two component transcriptional regulator, whose amino-acid sequence MINVLIVEDEHAISRFLRAALEGDGLRVFDAGTLQRGLIEAATRKPDLVILDLGLPDGDGIDFIREVRQWSQMPIIVLSARAEETDKIAALDAGADDYLSKPFGIGELQARLRVALRRHSTTTPAEPVYTFSDIQVDLAARRILRGAQEIHLTPIEFRLLAILLNNHGKVLTQRQLLNQVWGPNAVEHSHYLRIYMGHLRQKLEVDPARPRHLLTETGIGYRFML is encoded by the coding sequence GTGATTAACGTTCTGATTGTTGAAGACGAACATGCGATTAGCCGTTTCCTGCGCGCCGCGCTGGAGGGGGACGGCTTGCGCGTGTTTGACGCCGGAACGTTACAGCGTGGCCTGATTGAAGCCGCGACGCGCAAACCCGATCTGGTGATCCTCGATTTAGGTTTGCCAGACGGCGACGGCATCGATTTTATCCGCGAGGTTCGCCAGTGGAGCCAGATGCCGATTATTGTGCTTTCTGCCCGCGCGGAAGAGACCGATAAAATTGCCGCGCTGGATGCCGGTGCCGATGATTATCTCAGCAAACCCTTTGGTATCGGCGAACTGCAGGCGCGACTGCGCGTGGCGTTACGTCGTCATAGCACCACAACGCCCGCGGAACCGGTCTACACCTTCTCAGACATTCAGGTTGATCTCGCCGCGCGGCGCATTCTTCGCGGCGCGCAAGAGATTCACCTTACCCCGATTGAATTTCGCCTGCTGGCGATTCTGCTGAATAACCACGGCAAGGTACTGACACAGCGCCAGCTACTCAATCAGGTATGGGGCCCGAATGCCGTCGAGCATAGTCATTATTTACGCATATATATGGGCCATCTTCGTCAGAAACTCGAAGTTGACCCTGCACGCCCTCGCCATTTATTAACAGAAACCGGTATCGGTTATCGCTTTATGCTTTGA